The Candidatus Eremiobacteraceae bacterium genome includes a region encoding these proteins:
- a CDS encoding DUF202 domain-containing protein: protein MSDDSAKHGAARFEVRVTSDSHFAWVRTRMALERTQMSWVRTGTSLIAFGFTIYQVLDKLPQPNHAVHPYAARDLGLVLIGTGILAMFLAVFDYRSISDYLWSPEFKAIAAERRQHSRVLPVTLIVLVVGVLAFIAVVLRAP, encoded by the coding sequence ATGAGCGACGATTCGGCTAAGCATGGTGCTGCGCGCTTTGAGGTGCGGGTCACCTCCGACAGTCATTTCGCATGGGTGCGCACGCGCATGGCGCTGGAGCGAACGCAGATGTCGTGGGTTCGAACCGGCACCTCGCTGATCGCGTTCGGCTTTACCATCTATCAGGTTCTCGACAAGCTGCCCCAGCCGAATCATGCTGTCCATCCCTACGCGGCGCGCGATCTCGGTCTAGTCCTCATTGGCACCGGAATCCTTGCCATGTTCCTGGCTGTGTTTGACTATCGCTCGATCAGCGACTACTTGTGGAGCCCGGAGTTCAAGGCGATTGCGGCTGAAAGACGGCAACATTCTCGCGTGTTGCCGGTCACGCTGATCGTCCTTGTCGTCGGCGTTCTCGCGTTTATAGCCGTCGTGCTTCGAGCTCCATAA